The Meiothermus sp. CFH 77666 genome includes a region encoding these proteins:
- the rocF gene encoding arginase, which yields MKQIGIVGVPMDLGQGRRGVDMGPSAIRYGRLQEVLEGLGHRVHDYGDMKVPVVESLRHQPKEQGGMGYLEAIRAVCLDTSQALGQMPAEVFPIVLGGDHSIAMGSVTGASRGERIGVIWVDAHADFNTPETSPSGNIHGMPLAHLCGLGDPRLVNLGYPGAKVRPEDVVLIGIRSLDAGEVRLLRERGVTVFTMKEVDVRGIPAIAQAVVEKFRGFAKVHVSLDADVLDPEIAPGVGTPVAGGLTYREAHLLMELLADASIVTSLDLVEVNPILDIANRTARMMVELASSLLGKKIY from the coding sequence ATGAAGCAGATTGGTATTGTGGGGGTTCCGATGGACTTGGGTCAGGGGCGGCGTGGGGTGGACATGGGGCCCAGCGCCATTCGCTACGGGCGCTTGCAGGAGGTGCTCGAGGGCCTGGGCCACCGGGTTCACGATTATGGCGACATGAAGGTGCCGGTGGTCGAGAGTTTGCGCCATCAGCCAAAGGAACAGGGGGGGATGGGCTACCTCGAGGCCATCCGGGCAGTCTGCCTGGATACCAGCCAGGCCCTGGGCCAGATGCCCGCCGAGGTGTTTCCCATCGTGCTGGGCGGCGACCACTCCATCGCCATGGGTTCGGTCACGGGGGCCAGCCGGGGGGAGCGCATTGGGGTGATCTGGGTGGATGCCCACGCCGATTTCAACACCCCCGAAACCAGCCCCAGCGGCAACATTCACGGGATGCCCCTGGCCCACCTGTGCGGTCTGGGCGACCCCCGCCTGGTGAACCTGGGCTACCCTGGGGCCAAGGTACGGCCCGAGGATGTGGTGCTGATCGGGATTCGTAGCCTGGATGCGGGGGAGGTCAGGCTGCTGCGCGAGCGGGGGGTCACGGTATTCACCATGAAGGAAGTGGATGTGAGGGGCATTCCGGCCATCGCCCAGGCGGTGGTGGAAAAGTTTCGCGGTTTTGCCAAGGTGCATGTCTCCCTCGATGCCGACGTGCTGGACCCCGAAATTGCGCCGGGGGTCGGTACGCCGGTGGCCGGGGGCCTGACCTACCGCGAGGCCCACCTGCTGATGGAACTGCTGGCCGACGCCAGCATCGTCACCAGCCTGGATCTGGTGGAGGTGAACCCCATCCTGGACATTGCCAACCGCACCGCCCGGATGATGGTCGAGCTCGCCAGCAGCCTGCTGGGCAAGAAGATTTATTGA
- the hisA gene encoding 1-(5-phosphoribosyl)-5-[(5-phosphoribosylamino)methylideneamino]imidazole-4-carboxamide isomerase: MWVIPAVDIQSGRAVRLLEGDPNQETVYYENPVEAALHWQRQGARMLHLVDLDAATGRGENRAVLREIARSIAIPFEVGGGVRSVEAAREVLALGASRVVVGTVAVKAPEVLGRMLGEFGAERVVVSLDARGLEVVVSGWAEGTALQVQNLSLRMWDMGVRTLIYTDVRRDGTLAGLDLEVVRKVRAAWPGFLIAGGGIASDADLEGLQNLGVEGAITGKALYEGRIDLKKWV; the protein is encoded by the coding sequence GTGTGGGTGATTCCAGCCGTAGATATCCAGTCCGGACGGGCGGTGCGCCTGTTGGAAGGCGACCCCAACCAGGAAACCGTCTATTACGAAAACCCGGTGGAGGCCGCTCTGCACTGGCAAAGGCAGGGCGCCCGGATGCTGCACCTGGTAGACCTCGATGCCGCTACAGGCCGGGGGGAAAACCGGGCGGTGCTGCGTGAGATTGCGCGATCCATTGCCATCCCGTTTGAGGTGGGGGGTGGGGTTCGCAGTGTGGAGGCGGCCCGGGAGGTGCTGGCCCTGGGGGCCAGCCGGGTAGTGGTGGGCACCGTGGCCGTCAAGGCACCGGAAGTGCTGGGTCGTATGCTAGGGGAGTTTGGGGCCGAGCGGGTGGTGGTGAGCCTGGACGCCAGGGGCCTCGAGGTCGTGGTCTCGGGCTGGGCAGAGGGCACGGCCCTACAGGTGCAGAACCTGAGCCTGCGGATGTGGGACATGGGGGTTCGTACCCTGATTTACACCGATGTACGGCGGGATGGAACCCTGGCCGGGCTCGACCTCGAGGTGGTGCGGAAGGTTCGCGCGGCCTGGCCGGGCTTCCTGATTGCAGGGGGGGGCATTGCCTCGGACGCCGACCTCGAGGGTCTGCAAAACCTGGGGGTGGAGGGGGCCATTACCGGCAAAGCCCTTTACGAGGGCCGGATTGACCTGAAGAAGTGGGTTTGA
- a CDS encoding lipopolysaccharide assembly protein LapA domain-containing protein, producing MKVLNGLAFLIALVVAAATGALYALEPGLLLGTPWGQVHLAFLLLGAFGLGLAVMGLYVLTGWVNARAALSKRNRELRQVRSELEALKKQHPEETPVIPDRLP from the coding sequence ATGAAAGTCCTGAATGGGCTGGCTTTCCTGATTGCACTGGTGGTCGCGGCAGCCACCGGGGCTTTGTATGCGCTGGAACCGGGGCTGTTGCTGGGCACACCCTGGGGCCAGGTGCACCTGGCTTTCCTGTTGCTGGGGGCCTTTGGGCTGGGGCTGGCCGTGATGGGATTGTATGTCCTAACCGGCTGGGTGAACGCCCGGGCGGCCCTGAGCAAGCGCAACCGGGAACTGCGCCAGGTTCGGAGTGAACTCGAGGCCCTCAAAAAGCAACACCCCGAGGAAACCCCGGTCATCCCCGACCGGCTGCCCTGA
- the recJ gene encoding single-stranded-DNA-specific exonuclease RecJ yields the protein MIWKFREWPPISELRPLIQQLDISPLAAAVLWNRGFRRKEDLEPPLERLPLEGLEQAARRIIEALDKRQRIRVHGDYDADGLTGTAVLLNGLGKLGADIHAFIPHRLGEGYGVLMDRVPEHLEACDLFITVDCGITNHAELKELVENGVSVLVTDHHSPGATPPPGLIVHPALTPRLKGQAHPTGSGVAFLLLWQVYELLGHDPPLEYADLAAIGTVADVAPLQGFNRALVQEGLRRLRSSANLGLKVLAAEHCREFSASEIAFRIAPRINAASRLGQAEVALQLLTTQDMLQARPLAEHLTRLNLQRQRIEEQMLERIWPTIDATRPALVIHDAEGHPGVMGIVASRVLERYYKPVFIIADGKGSVRSTPGISAVGALRHASAHLKRFGGHAQAAGFAIAEEAIPAFTSAIQEYAAQFPAPVPEIVLDGWLNGEDLGELQRALQLLEPLGEGNPEPLFFLQGRPEQVRMLSEGKHLSFRLQGVKVIKWRDNGENLPDELDLAASLMLNEWNGERTVELRAAAYRPTPRPEGTRGAGWAIPVPLREAVHQAVAQGAPVYVHAEGADWFKSRGASVVNPEEAAYWFSLPSGPVYPEKVQIALSDKALGNLEKNPDPLVRALGKRVAAAYRLGQATQLGESLRLYWEALACCASEVC from the coding sequence ATGATCTGGAAATTCCGTGAATGGCCCCCTATTTCTGAGCTTCGCCCCCTGATACAGCAACTGGACATCTCGCCCCTGGCCGCGGCGGTGCTCTGGAACCGGGGGTTCCGCCGTAAGGAAGACCTCGAGCCCCCCCTGGAACGCCTGCCCCTCGAGGGGCTCGAACAGGCCGCCCGGCGGATTATCGAGGCCCTGGACAAACGCCAGCGCATCCGGGTACACGGCGACTACGACGCCGACGGCCTCACCGGCACGGCGGTTTTGCTGAATGGACTGGGAAAGCTGGGGGCCGATATCCATGCCTTCATTCCCCACCGCCTGGGCGAGGGCTACGGGGTCTTGATGGATCGGGTGCCGGAGCACCTGGAAGCCTGCGATCTCTTTATCACTGTGGACTGTGGCATCACCAACCATGCCGAGCTGAAAGAACTGGTAGAGAATGGGGTCTCGGTACTGGTGACCGACCACCACTCGCCCGGTGCTACCCCACCGCCGGGTCTGATTGTGCACCCGGCCCTCACGCCCCGCCTGAAAGGCCAGGCCCACCCCACCGGCTCAGGTGTGGCCTTCCTGCTGTTGTGGCAGGTCTACGAACTATTGGGCCACGACCCGCCCCTGGAATATGCCGACCTGGCCGCCATCGGCACAGTGGCCGACGTAGCCCCCTTACAGGGCTTCAACCGGGCCCTGGTTCAGGAAGGCCTGCGCCGACTCCGCAGTTCCGCCAACCTGGGCCTAAAGGTGCTGGCCGCCGAGCACTGCCGCGAGTTTAGCGCCAGCGAGATTGCCTTTCGTATAGCGCCCCGCATCAACGCGGCCTCGAGGCTGGGCCAGGCCGAGGTAGCCCTGCAACTTCTCACCACCCAGGACATGCTTCAGGCCCGCCCTTTAGCCGAGCACCTCACCCGGCTCAACCTGCAACGGCAGCGCATCGAAGAACAGATGCTTGAGCGCATCTGGCCCACCATTGACGCCACCCGTCCGGCGCTGGTCATCCACGATGCAGAGGGGCATCCGGGCGTGATGGGCATTGTGGCCAGCCGGGTGCTCGAGCGCTACTACAAACCGGTCTTCATCATCGCCGACGGCAAGGGCTCGGTACGCTCCACACCGGGCATCAGCGCGGTGGGGGCCTTGCGCCACGCTTCGGCACACCTGAAGCGCTTTGGGGGCCATGCGCAGGCGGCGGGTTTTGCAATTGCAGAAGAGGCAATTCCGGCCTTTACATCGGCCATTCAGGAATATGCCGCGCAGTTTCCAGCACCGGTACCGGAAATTGTGCTGGATGGCTGGTTGAATGGGGAAGACCTGGGGGAGCTACAGCGGGCCTTGCAGCTTTTAGAGCCTCTGGGCGAGGGCAACCCCGAGCCGCTCTTTTTCTTGCAGGGCAGGCCGGAGCAGGTGCGGATGCTGAGTGAGGGCAAGCACCTGTCGTTCAGGCTCCAGGGAGTCAAGGTCATCAAGTGGCGCGATAACGGCGAAAATTTGCCGGATGAACTCGACCTGGCCGCCAGTCTGATGCTCAACGAGTGGAACGGTGAACGTACTGTCGAGCTGCGTGCGGCGGCCTATCGCCCAACGCCTAGGCCAGAGGGGACTCGAGGGGCCGGGTGGGCCATACCCGTACCGTTGCGCGAAGCGGTTCACCAGGCGGTCGCCCAGGGAGCCCCGGTATATGTACATGCCGAGGGCGCCGACTGGTTCAAGAGCCGGGGGGCTTCGGTGGTGAACCCCGAGGAAGCCGCCTACTGGTTCAGCTTGCCGAGCGGGCCTGTGTACCCTGAAAAGGTTCAGATTGCCCTCTCGGACAAAGCCCTGGGCAACCTGGAAAAAAACCCCGATCCCCTGGTTCGGGCGCTGGGTAAACGGGTTGCAGCGGCTTACCGGTTGGGCCAGGCTACTCAACTGGGAGAGAGCTTGAGGCTTTACTGGGAAGCGCTGGCCTGCTGTGCCTCCGAGGTGTGTTGA
- a CDS encoding valine--tRNA ligase → MTQTKELPKTYDPQTVEPRWAQEWASNPLKPELNAGKGKGPFTIVIPPPNVTGNLHLGHALDNTIIDTIIRFKRMQGYEALYLPGTDHAGITTQVLVEKELAQEGLSRHDLGREQFLERVWAFKEKNGGTILYQLRRIGASCDWSRERFTMDEGLSRAVRRSFVAYYHQGLAYRGKRIVNWDPVAQTVVSDLEVNVEPTPGKLYTLAYPLEQGGEVQIATVRPETIFADVAIAVNPTDERYRHLVGQKARIPLTERYIPIIADEAVLTDFGTGALKITPAHDPTDFEIGQRHGLEMPSVIDLQGRLTGELVPEAFRGIERFQARKAVVQALEEAGHLREIRDYTIALGYSERTKAPVEPMLLEQWFVRMKPVAEKVLAGLDKGEMRFVPERWEKVNRDWLENIKDWAVARQLWWGHQIPAWYDEAGNVYVPDLENPDLDCDQDPRYAHLNLRRDPDVFDTWFSSALWPFSTLGWPDETADLSKYYPTDVLVTGYDIIFFWVARMQMSGYQFTGRAPFHTIVLHGLYLDARGQKMSKSKGNGIDPLELIDKYGADACRFAWDYLATGGQDIRHDERRYEQGRNFANKLYNATRFVLMQRSPENALTSPAPQATSHLPTLADRWMTSRLNRGIAEITEAYEAFDLGRAARLVYELVWSEFCDWYLEAAKPALREGNQATRQTLESTLATLLKLLHPIMPFITSELYETLTGDPRQLALQDWPTAGERDPEAEKAFETLQETITATRNLRAELGIAPQQEVAVQLEGPGAQLVMENLALFRFLGRAEASLGSPEKAIALVTPSTTVYLQPEGDLSSFLKRQKKRLAELEKQVEQGQKKLANPGFVERADPAVVQAERERLAENMAQLERIRQNLTRLG, encoded by the coding sequence ATGACCCAAACCAAAGAACTGCCCAAAACCTACGACCCCCAAACGGTGGAACCCCGCTGGGCCCAGGAATGGGCCAGCAACCCCCTCAAGCCCGAGCTTAATGCCGGCAAGGGCAAAGGCCCCTTTACCATCGTGATTCCCCCGCCCAACGTGACCGGCAACCTGCACCTGGGGCACGCCCTGGACAACACCATCATCGACACCATCATCCGCTTCAAGCGCATGCAGGGCTACGAGGCTTTGTACCTGCCCGGCACCGACCACGCCGGCATTACCACCCAGGTGCTGGTGGAAAAGGAGCTGGCCCAGGAAGGGCTTTCCCGCCACGACCTGGGGCGCGAGCAGTTTTTGGAGCGGGTCTGGGCCTTCAAGGAGAAAAACGGCGGCACCATCCTGTACCAGCTGCGCCGCATCGGGGCCTCCTGCGACTGGAGCCGCGAGCGCTTTACCATGGACGAGGGGCTCTCCCGCGCGGTGCGGCGGAGCTTTGTGGCCTACTACCACCAGGGCCTGGCCTACCGGGGGAAGCGCATCGTGAACTGGGACCCGGTGGCCCAGACCGTGGTGAGCGACCTCGAGGTCAACGTGGAGCCCACCCCCGGCAAGCTCTACACCCTGGCTTACCCGCTGGAGCAGGGAGGCGAGGTTCAGATTGCCACCGTGCGCCCCGAGACCATCTTTGCCGATGTGGCCATCGCGGTGAACCCCACCGACGAGCGCTACCGGCACCTCGTGGGCCAGAAGGCCCGCATCCCCCTCACCGAGCGCTACATTCCCATCATCGCCGACGAAGCGGTCTTGACCGACTTCGGCACCGGGGCGCTGAAAATTACCCCGGCCCACGACCCCACCGACTTTGAAATTGGGCAGCGCCACGGCCTGGAGATGCCCAGCGTGATTGACTTGCAAGGCCGCCTTACGGGAGAGCTGGTGCCCGAAGCCTTCCGGGGAATAGAGCGCTTCCAGGCCCGTAAAGCCGTGGTGCAGGCCCTGGAAGAGGCCGGTCACCTCCGCGAAATCCGGGACTACACCATTGCCCTGGGCTACTCCGAACGCACCAAGGCCCCGGTGGAGCCTATGCTGCTGGAGCAGTGGTTTGTGCGTATGAAGCCGGTGGCCGAAAAAGTGCTGGCGGGCCTGGACAAAGGCGAGATGCGCTTTGTGCCCGAGCGCTGGGAGAAGGTCAACCGCGACTGGCTCGAGAACATCAAGGACTGGGCGGTGGCCCGGCAGCTCTGGTGGGGCCACCAGATTCCGGCCTGGTACGACGAGGCGGGCAACGTGTATGTGCCCGACCTGGAGAACCCCGATCTCGACTGCGACCAGGACCCCCGCTACGCCCACCTGAACCTGCGGCGCGACCCGGACGTGTTCGACACCTGGTTCAGCTCGGCCCTCTGGCCCTTCTCCACCCTGGGCTGGCCCGATGAGACCGCAGACCTGAGCAAGTACTACCCCACCGACGTGCTGGTGACCGGCTACGACATCATCTTTTTCTGGGTGGCCCGGATGCAGATGTCGGGCTATCAGTTCACCGGAAGGGCTCCTTTCCATACCATCGTGCTGCACGGGCTGTACCTGGATGCCAGGGGCCAGAAGATGTCCAAGAGCAAGGGCAACGGCATTGACCCCCTCGAGCTGATCGACAAATACGGGGCCGACGCCTGCCGCTTCGCCTGGGACTACCTGGCCACCGGCGGCCAGGACATCCGCCACGACGAACGCCGCTACGAGCAGGGGCGCAACTTTGCCAACAAGCTCTATAACGCCACCCGCTTTGTGCTAATGCAGCGCAGCCCGGAGAACGCCTTGACCAGCCCCGCACCACAGGCCACAAGCCACCTCCCCACCCTGGCCGACCGCTGGATGACCTCCCGCCTCAACCGGGGTATCGCCGAAATCACCGAAGCCTACGAAGCCTTCGACCTGGGCCGGGCCGCCCGGCTGGTGTACGAGCTGGTCTGGAGTGAGTTCTGCGACTGGTACCTGGAGGCTGCCAAACCTGCCCTGCGCGAGGGCAACCAGGCCACCCGCCAGACCCTGGAGTCCACCCTGGCGACGCTGCTCAAGCTGCTGCACCCCATCATGCCCTTCATCACCTCGGAGCTGTACGAAACCCTGACCGGCGACCCCCGGCAACTGGCCCTGCAGGACTGGCCCACCGCCGGTGAGCGCGACCCAGAGGCCGAGAAAGCCTTCGAGACCCTGCAAGAAACCATCACCGCCACCCGCAACCTGCGGGCCGAGTTGGGCATTGCCCCGCAGCAAGAGGTAGCGGTGCAGCTAGAAGGCCCAGGGGCCCAACTGGTGATGGAAAACCTGGCCCTGTTCCGCTTCCTGGGCCGGGCCGAAGCCTCGCTGGGCAGCCCCGAAAAAGCCATTGCCCTGGTGACCCCCAGCACTACCGTGTACCTCCAGCCCGAAGGCGACCTGAGCAGCTTTCTGAAGCGCCAGAAGAAGCGGCTGGCCGAGCTGGAAAAGCAGGTCGAACAGGGACAGAAAAAACTGGCCAACCCTGGCTTTGTCGAGCGGGCCGACCCGGCGGTGGTGCAGGCCGAGCGGGAGCGGCTGGCCGAGAATATGGCTCAACTGGAGCGCATCCGGCAAAACCTGACGCGGCTGGGGTAG
- a CDS encoding NUDIX domain-containing protein — protein sequence MQQGLHGVFNGGNMREQKAAIHITKGEQLYVFRHADPEPGFQVPKGSIQSWETPLQAAVREVCEESVLRFEHLHFLGEIQMTHTSRYGEHWRVFWAEALEGTSEAFEHKVTGEGEDRRTTFFYLLTPLTAPILDWNMGVLQHRIPGKTTAKFVEL from the coding sequence GTGCAGCAAGGTCTGCACGGTGTTTTTAATGGAGGAAACATGAGGGAGCAAAAGGCAGCGATCCACATCACCAAAGGCGAGCAACTGTATGTGTTTCGCCATGCCGACCCGGAACCGGGCTTCCAGGTACCGAAAGGGAGCATTCAATCGTGGGAAACACCGCTACAAGCTGCTGTGCGCGAAGTCTGCGAGGAATCGGTATTGCGTTTTGAACACCTCCATTTTCTGGGTGAAATCCAGATGACCCATACCTCCCGGTACGGCGAACACTGGCGTGTATTCTGGGCCGAGGCGCTCGAAGGTACGTCCGAGGCCTTCGAGCACAAAGTCACCGGCGAAGGCGAGGATCGGCGCACGACCTTTTTCTACTTGCTCACCCCCCTGACCGCCCCAATACTGGACTGGAACATGGGGGTGCTGCAGCACCGTATCCCTGGCAAAACCACCGCAAAATTTGTAGAACTGTAG
- a CDS encoding GGDEF domain-containing protein, protein MQLLEQMRTQIEHSSGSLESLKLALEAAQRLLEERNQSLLNARSPLLEGYRAEEDDKLTGLPSQAAFEKALERVFASGETFTVVTFDLDGFREINERFGLATGDEILRRIGQLVRKALRASDVAGRIGGEEFALILRGITGDRAFGVCERLRVAVLKYPWHQLHPELKVTISLGFAGRDNEPTAREVLARADRFQAEAKSSGRNQTFPGLYY, encoded by the coding sequence GTGCAACTGCTCGAGCAGATGCGCACCCAGATTGAGCATTCCAGTGGCAGCCTGGAATCCCTCAAGCTGGCCCTCGAGGCAGCCCAGCGCCTGCTCGAAGAGCGCAACCAGAGCCTCCTCAATGCCCGCAGCCCCCTGCTGGAGGGCTACAGGGCCGAAGAAGACGACAAACTTACCGGGCTGCCCAGCCAAGCCGCTTTTGAAAAAGCCCTCGAGCGGGTTTTCGCCAGCGGAGAGACTTTTACCGTAGTGACCTTCGACCTCGATGGCTTCAGGGAAATTAACGAGCGCTTCGGTCTGGCAACTGGAGACGAGATTCTGCGCAGAATAGGTCAGTTGGTGCGCAAAGCCCTGCGGGCCTCGGATGTAGCAGGCAGAATCGGCGGGGAGGAGTTCGCCCTGATTCTGCGCGGTATCACCGGCGACCGGGCTTTTGGGGTGTGCGAGCGGCTGCGGGTCGCGGTGCTCAAATACCCCTGGCATCAACTGCACCCTGAGCTCAAGGTGACCATCAGCCTGGGCTTCGCAGGCCGCGACAACGAGCCCACTGCCCGGGAGGTGCTGGCCCGCGCCGACCGTTTTCAGGCTGAGGCCAAAAGCTCGGGCCGTAACCAGACCTTCCCGGGCCTGTATTACTAG
- a CDS encoding Mrp/NBP35 family ATP-binding protein, which translates to MSALTEVLVLEALKTVNDPELHKDLVSLGMVEKIVVDGARVAVKINLTTPACPLKEQIEGDVRSAIGKIGAAEIEVHFGAQVRAPQNLPLPGIKHIVAIASGKGGVGKSTVAANLAIALAQEGARVGLLDADIYGPSQAQMFGTQGSKLRVDEQKRMVPLERYGIKLISIANIVPPGQAMVWRGPILHGTIKQFLQEVAWGDLDYLIIDLPPGTGDVQLSLSQLTRLSGGLIVTTPQDVARIDAERAVDMFKRVQVNILGVIENMSYFEQNGQRTYIFGQGGGRKMAEQYKAAFLGEIPIALSVREGGDSGVPVVVGAPQSPEAEAFRQAARNLAGQLSVQSYLLLPMA; encoded by the coding sequence ATGAGTGCACTTACCGAAGTCCTGGTATTGGAAGCCTTAAAAACCGTCAACGACCCCGAGCTTCACAAGGATCTGGTGTCGCTGGGAATGGTCGAAAAAATTGTGGTAGATGGAGCCAGGGTCGCCGTCAAGATTAACCTGACCACCCCAGCCTGTCCGCTCAAGGAGCAGATTGAGGGGGATGTGCGCTCGGCCATCGGCAAGATTGGTGCTGCCGAGATTGAAGTGCACTTTGGCGCCCAGGTGCGGGCCCCACAGAACCTGCCCCTGCCGGGGATCAAGCACATTGTGGCCATCGCCTCGGGCAAGGGAGGGGTGGGCAAGAGCACCGTTGCTGCCAACCTGGCCATTGCCCTGGCCCAGGAGGGCGCCCGCGTGGGTTTGCTGGATGCCGATATCTACGGCCCCAGCCAGGCCCAGATGTTTGGCACCCAGGGCAGCAAGCTGAGGGTGGACGAGCAGAAGCGGATGGTGCCTCTGGAGCGCTATGGCATCAAGCTCATCAGCATTGCCAACATTGTCCCGCCGGGTCAGGCCATGGTCTGGCGCGGCCCCATTTTGCATGGCACCATCAAGCAATTCCTTCAGGAAGTAGCCTGGGGCGATCTCGATTATCTGATTATCGACCTGCCGCCCGGTACGGGGGACGTGCAGCTCTCCTTATCCCAGCTCACCCGGCTCTCCGGGGGGCTGATCGTTACCACCCCGCAGGACGTGGCGCGGATTGATGCCGAGCGGGCGGTGGACATGTTCAAGCGGGTGCAGGTGAATATCCTGGGCGTGATTGAAAACATGTCCTACTTTGAGCAAAACGGCCAGAGAACCTACATCTTTGGACAGGGCGGGGGCCGTAAGATGGCCGAGCAGTACAAGGCCGCCTTCCTGGGCGAGATTCCCATTGCGCTCTCGGTGCGCGAGGGGGGGGACAGCGGCGTGCCGGTGGTGGTTGGCGCCCCACAGTCACCCGAAGCCGAAGCCTTCCGCCAGGCGGCGCGGAATCTGGCGGGCCAGTTGTCGGTGCAGTCTTACCTGTTGCTGCCGATGGCATAG
- a CDS encoding ArsR family transcriptional regulator — protein MGETKLRILETLRSRSSCAGSLAESLGISKVAVHRHLEDLEREGLVRARLEKNEGRGRPKQVYQAVDDQAPYARMCADVLTHLKELFGEGLVLEVLTRRNNKLLEELAPHLEGLSLEQKIYRLSEFLTEQGYQARFYFENGAWYLEQGRCPKLALSMEHGEFCHTELEMYKKLLGVPVVREKRIAAGDDCCRYRIDALPESR, from the coding sequence ATGGGTGAAACCAAACTGCGTATCCTCGAGACCCTGCGCTCCAGGTCGAGTTGTGCGGGTTCGCTGGCCGAGTCGCTGGGCATCTCCAAGGTAGCGGTGCACCGGCACCTGGAAGACCTCGAGCGCGAGGGTCTGGTGCGGGCCCGCCTGGAGAAAAACGAGGGCCGGGGCCGCCCCAAGCAGGTTTACCAGGCCGTGGACGATCAAGCCCCCTACGCCCGCATGTGCGCCGATGTGCTCACCCACCTCAAGGAGCTTTTTGGCGAAGGGCTGGTGCTGGAGGTTCTCACCCGGCGCAACAACAAGCTGCTCGAGGAACTGGCCCCCCACCTGGAGGGGCTGAGCCTCGAGCAAAAAATCTACCGCCTGTCCGAATTTCTTACCGAACAAGGCTATCAGGCCCGTTTTTACTTTGAAAACGGGGCCTGGTATCTGGAGCAGGGTCGTTGCCCCAAGCTGGCCCTCTCGATGGAGCACGGTGAGTTCTGCCATACCGAACTCGAAATGTACAAGAAACTGCTGGGTGTTCCGGTGGTGCGCGAGAAGCGCATTGCTGCCGGAGACGATTGCTGCCGTTACCGCATTGATGCGCTGCCAGAATCAAGGTAG